From a region of the Entelurus aequoreus isolate RoL-2023_Sb linkage group LG27, RoL_Eaeq_v1.1, whole genome shotgun sequence genome:
- the LOC133644049 gene encoding aquaporin-4-like: MSESGQGVEHIRRCCFPRRRHTVIADAMTAFKGIWTQEFWRCVGAEFSATLLFVLLGLGSTVNWGPGEAAPDLAHISLCFGLTIGTMVQCFGHISGAHINPAVTAAMVVTRKLSVAKAVFYVLAQCLGATAGAAVLYGVTPASVTGALGVTAVNKKVSVGNALVVEIFISFQLIFTVFATCDHKRSDLKGSAALAIGLSVCVGHLFAIPYTGASMNPARSLGPAVVTWSWENHWVYWVGPALGGSVAAALYEYLFCPDPEAKKRYSDGFGKTAFTGSKQRQDSVTAQEPLFAAMEAERGREREVSGEVLSSV, from the exons ATGAGTGAGAGTGGCCAGGGTGTGGAGCACATCAG GAGGTGCTGTTTCCCCCGCCGCCGCCACACGGTCATCGCCGACGCCATGACCGCCTTCAAGGGCATCTGGACTCAGGAGTTCTGGCGTTGCGTCGGCGCCGAGTTCTCGGCCACGCTCCTCTTCGTGCTGCTGGGCCTCGGCTCCACGGTCAACTGGGGGCCCGGCGAAGCGGCGCCCGACTTGGCGCACATCTCGCTGTGCTTCGGCCTGACCATCGGCACCATGGTCCAGTGCTTCGGACACATCAGCGGCGCTCACATCAACCCGGCGGTCACGGCCGCCATGGTGGTGACCCGCAAGCTGAGCGTGGCCAAGGCCGTGTTCTACGTGCTGGCGCAGTGCCTGGGCGCCACGGCGGGGGCCGCCGTCCTCTACGGGGTCACGCCGGCTTCAGTGACGGGGGCCCTGGGCGTCACGGCG gtgaacaagaaGGTGTCGGTGGGGAACGCGCTGGTGGTGGAGATCTTCATCAGCTTCCAGCTCATCTTCACCGTCTTCGCCACTTGCGACCACAAGCGCAGCGACCTGAAGGGCTCGGCGGCGTTGGCCATCGGCCTGTCGGTGTGTGTCGGCCACCTGTTCGCT ATTCCGTACACGGGCGCTAGCATGAATCCTGCTCGCTCCCTGGGCCCGGCCGTGGTCACATGGTCCTGGGAGAACCACTGG GTGTACTGGGTGGGCCCGGCCCTAGGAGGGAGCGTGGCGGCGGCCCTGTACGAGTACCTCTTCTGTCCGGACCCGGAAGCCAAGAAACGTTACTCGGACGGCTTCGGCAAGACGGCGTTCACGGGCTCCAAACAGCGGCAGGACTCGGTCACGGCTCAGGAGCCGCTCTTCGCTGCCATGGAGGCGGAGCGGGGCCGCGAGCGGGAGGTCTCGGGGGAGGTGCTGTCCTCCGTATGA